The Gordonia sp. KTR9 genome contains a region encoding:
- a CDS encoding ABC transporter substrate-binding protein, with amino-acid sequence MTSRLRLGALVASALLFAGLLAGCSSSDDESAGGTVQLNLPDGRQVTIPDTPERIVTLGDQWTDVVLSFGETPVGYYDYSKSATGEMQPWYGEKLADATFIDPTKGDDATTIAKLDPDLIFAPGFASDSPEFQQISKLAPTVNAISDQEIDPWQDMVTVMGTVLHDPDKAKSIIDDTNAKIAAVTEEYPGLKGKTYAFAFMYGPDQLSVLGDENDGAAKLFTSLGMKMAPKLVAEYRRTGQPRFGLSTENIPMLDADVLVVATATPEQAETLKSLPGYKNLKAVKDNAVTFMTQSQITGLNAPTPNSIPYVLDLLKPSFAAASS; translated from the coding sequence GTGACTTCACGACTTCGCCTGGGTGCACTCGTCGCGAGTGCGCTCCTGTTCGCGGGCCTGCTGGCCGGTTGCTCGAGCTCGGATGACGAATCCGCCGGCGGCACCGTCCAACTCAACCTGCCGGACGGCCGTCAGGTCACGATCCCGGACACCCCGGAGCGGATCGTCACGCTGGGCGACCAGTGGACCGACGTCGTGCTGTCGTTCGGCGAGACCCCGGTCGGCTACTACGACTACTCGAAGTCGGCGACCGGCGAGATGCAGCCCTGGTACGGCGAGAAACTGGCCGACGCCACGTTCATCGACCCCACCAAGGGCGACGACGCGACCACCATCGCCAAGCTCGATCCGGATCTCATCTTCGCGCCGGGCTTCGCGTCGGACAGCCCGGAGTTCCAGCAGATCTCCAAGCTGGCGCCGACGGTGAACGCCATCAGCGACCAGGAGATCGATCCCTGGCAGGACATGGTCACCGTGATGGGCACGGTGCTGCACGATCCGGACAAGGCGAAGTCGATCATCGACGACACCAACGCCAAGATCGCCGCGGTGACCGAGGAGTACCCGGGCCTGAAGGGCAAGACCTACGCCTTCGCCTTCATGTACGGCCCCGATCAGCTGTCCGTCCTCGGTGACGAGAACGACGGCGCCGCAAAACTGTTCACCTCGCTCGGCATGAAGATGGCACCCAAGCTGGTCGCCGAGTACCGGCGGACCGGCCAGCCGCGTTTCGGACTGAGCACCGAGAACATCCCGATGCTCGACGCCGATGTGCTCGTCGTGGCCACCGCCACGCCCGAGCAGGCGGAGACCCTGAAGTCGCTGCCCGGGTACAAGAACCTGAAGGCGGTCAAGGACAACGCCGTCACCTTCATGACCCAGTCGCAGATCACCGGTCTGAACGCACCGACGCCGAACTCGATCCCGTACGTGCTCGACCTGCTCAAGCCGTCCTTCGCCGCGGCGTCCAGCTGA